A window from Acidobacteriota bacterium encodes these proteins:
- a CDS encoding biotin/lipoyl-containing protein, with translation MKLVIRHGEREEQVSVERSGDEYVVRIGEVEHRVEAVQAVNLLSLRTLASTHHEVAVHRAGEHRRHVHGRWRAAVVDVLDPLSALVEGGAGGAGGRRAAVVEAYMPGRVVAVLAEEGADVAAGQGVVVLEAMKMENEIQAETAGVVKQLHVVAGDAVDGGDPLFEIAPAET, from the coding sequence GTGAAGCTGGTCATCCGCCACGGCGAGCGCGAGGAACAGGTTTCCGTCGAGCGAAGCGGCGACGAGTATGTCGTCCGGATCGGCGAGGTCGAGCATCGGGTCGAGGCGGTGCAGGCGGTCAATCTGCTGAGCCTGCGCACCCTGGCGAGCACCCACCACGAAGTGGCGGTTCATCGCGCCGGCGAGCACCGCCGGCACGTCCACGGCCGGTGGCGGGCGGCGGTGGTGGACGTCCTCGACCCGTTGAGCGCCCTGGTGGAGGGCGGCGCCGGCGGCGCCGGGGGTCGCCGAGCGGCGGTGGTGGAGGCCTACATGCCCGGCCGGGTGGTCGCCGTACTGGCCGAAGAGGGCGCCGACGTCGCCGCCGGCCAGGGGGTGGTGGTGCTCGAAGCGATGAAGATGGAGAACGAGATCCAGGCCGAAACGGCCGGCGTTGTCAAGCAGCTCCACGTCGTCGCCGGAGACGCCGTCGACGGCGGGGATCCGCTGTTCGAAATCGCCCCCGCCGAAACCTGA
- a CDS encoding energy transducer TonB, producing the protein MARRIRLALLIVLVFALPNPTLAQSAPDSEKLLADQRAAMTVLASMDGVWEGSAWLLLPDGSRSNLTQTERVGPFLDGAVKMVEGRGYGDNGEVVFNALGIISFDPAEGAYQMRSYAQGRQGDFPLTPTDDGFTWEIPAGPATIRYTATIHAGTWQEVGERIVEGQEPFRFFEMKLRRLGDSDWPTAGAVEPAARPKERASEHRAEGHIYDPSDEVTPPRRLDPWSFPQYTRAARKNRVEGAIILQAVIDERGNVGNVKVLRGLPHGLNKSAIQAVKGWRFEPAKQDGQPVEAHYNVTINMSLSDLDNLP; encoded by the coding sequence ATGGCTCGACGCATCCGATTGGCCCTTCTCATCGTCCTGGTTTTCGCTCTTCCCAATCCCACTCTCGCCCAGAGTGCGCCGGACAGCGAGAAGTTGCTCGCCGACCAGCGCGCGGCGATGACCGTCCTCGCCTCCATGGACGGCGTCTGGGAGGGTAGCGCCTGGCTCCTCTTGCCCGACGGCTCCAGATCGAACCTCACCCAAACGGAGCGCGTCGGCCCCTTCCTGGACGGCGCCGTCAAGATGGTGGAAGGCCGTGGGTACGGCGACAACGGTGAGGTTGTGTTCAATGCCCTCGGCATCATCTCCTTCGATCCGGCGGAAGGGGCCTACCAGATGCGCTCTTATGCCCAGGGGCGCCAAGGTGACTTCCCCCTCACCCCGACGGACGACGGTTTCACCTGGGAGATTCCCGCCGGCCCGGCGACCATCCGCTACACGGCGACGATTCATGCCGGCACCTGGCAAGAAGTGGGAGAGCGCATCGTCGAAGGGCAGGAGCCGTTTCGCTTCTTCGAGATGAAGCTCCGACGCCTGGGCGACTCGGACTGGCCCACGGCCGGGGCGGTCGAGCCCGCCGCAAGACCGAAGGAGAGGGCTTCTGAGCATCGTGCCGAAGGGCACATCTACGACCCTTCCGACGAGGTCACTCCACCTCGTCGCCTCGACCCCTGGAGCTTTCCTCAGTACACCCGGGCCGCCCGCAAGAACAGGGTCGAAGGCGCGATCATCCTCCAGGCCGTCATCGACGAGCGGGGCAACGTCGGCAACGTGAAGGTCCTACGAGGCCTGCCCCACGGCCTCAACAAGTCGGCGATCCAGGCGGTCAAGGGCTGGAGGTTCGAGCCCGCCAAGCAAGACGGCCAGCCGGTGGAAGCGCACTACAACGTGACCATCAACATGAGCCTCAGCGACCTCGACAATCTGCCTTGA
- a CDS encoding Ku protein encodes MTARAMGSGTISFGLVAIPIKLYTTGDTSDSITFNSVHKECGTRLRYRYFCPTDDRLVEKDEITKGYEFAKGQYVLFTPEELKALNPPATNAVEIVEFVPIDQVDPIYFEKSYYLGPDKGGEKPYQLLSQAMVETGRVALGRYAARGKDYLVLLRPFEQGLIMQQLRYPAEIKAFSEVPIGAAELTEAERKLALMLIDQTTSEKFDPSAYRDEVHEKTRALIDRKIEGEEIVATPEEAPKAQIIDLMAALKASLGDEQDAAAEEAPAKKKATGS; translated from the coding sequence ATGACCGCGCGAGCGATGGGTTCCGGCACCATCTCCTTCGGCCTGGTGGCCATTCCGATCAAGCTGTACACCACCGGCGACACGTCGGACTCGATCACTTTCAATTCCGTCCACAAAGAGTGCGGAACTCGCCTGCGCTACCGCTACTTCTGCCCAACGGACGATCGGCTGGTCGAGAAGGACGAGATCACCAAGGGCTACGAGTTCGCCAAAGGGCAGTACGTTCTGTTCACCCCCGAGGAACTGAAGGCCCTCAATCCCCCGGCCACCAACGCCGTCGAGATCGTCGAATTCGTACCGATCGACCAGGTGGATCCGATCTATTTCGAAAAGTCCTACTACCTGGGACCGGACAAGGGCGGCGAAAAGCCCTACCAGCTCCTCTCCCAGGCGATGGTCGAAACCGGCCGCGTCGCCCTCGGCCGCTACGCCGCCCGCGGCAAGGACTACCTGGTGCTCCTCCGGCCCTTCGAACAGGGCCTGATCATGCAGCAGCTCCGCTATCCGGCGGAGATCAAGGCGTTTTCGGAGGTGCCCATCGGTGCCGCCGAGTTGACTGAAGCGGAACGCAAGTTGGCCTTGATGTTGATCGACCAGACGACCTCTGAGAAATTCGACCCGTCGGCCTACCGCGACGAGGTTCACGAAAAAACCCGCGCCCTGATCGACCGAAAGATCGAGGGTGAGGAAATCGTTGCCACCCCGGAGGAGGCGCCGAAGGCCCAGATCATCGACCTGATGGCCGCCCTCAAGGCCAGCCTCGGCGACGAGCAAGACGCTGCCGCCGAGGAAGCGCCCGCCAAGAAAAAAGCCACCGGCTCCTGA
- the ligD gene encoding DNA ligase D: MPPHRNPLDAYRAKRSAGATPEPFGGPEDARPGLFVVQQHAARKMHYDLRLEIGGVLKSWAVPKGPSLSTDDKRLAVQTEDHPAGYGDFEGLIPQDNYGAGAMIVWDRGLTVHHLDPQEGLESGKLLFELRGFKLRGLWTLVKTSRSPKEWLLIKKPDAWSTGEGAEDLPAESVLSGLTVEELRDGSDRAERIRDQLDDMGALRGTVELESLSPMLADPHRDPFSAPGWWFELKYDGFRVLAATRRGEAPRLRYRSGRDASRTYPELTRALAALPYRSLILDGEVVILDDEARPSFQRLQQRGQMTRRPDVERAAVRDPTIFYAFDLVAFEGFDLRSLALRQRKALLKEVLPAAGPLRFTDHVEEQGEALWQAVRAMGLEGLIGKRADSHYQSRRSPDWVKIRADLEGEFVVVGFTAPKGSRSGFGALHLGVLEGASMVFVGSVGTGFDQRTIDQLHAELSADQRSDPPLTGGAIPTGEEHTWVEPRRVAAVRYTELTDSGQLRHPVFLGLKGDKLPEDCSRAPTGSRLEEPLKGATEDDEVEKPKVPFSNLDKVFWPAEGYTKGDLIDYYRAVSPRLLPFLQGRPVVLDRFPDGIEGKSFFQKNAPDFTPDWVRTAPLWSEETGRETSFFAADDETSLLYLINLGAIPLHIWSSRMATLQSPDWCILDLDAKDASFEQAIEVARCIHRLCEGIDLPSYVKTSGATGLHVLIPLGRQVTFEQSRQLAEVLAKVVAEKLPEIASVARRPAARQGKIYVDFLQNGYGKLLVAPYSARPQPGATVSMPLAWDEVRPGLDPAAFDLRTAPPRLAAEDDPFARLMNAAPDLMTALGRLAERL; the protein is encoded by the coding sequence ATGCCTCCCCATCGCAATCCGCTCGATGCCTACCGCGCCAAGCGATCGGCCGGCGCCACGCCGGAACCCTTCGGCGGCCCGGAAGATGCCCGACCGGGACTCTTCGTGGTCCAGCAGCACGCCGCGCGCAAGATGCACTACGACCTGCGGCTGGAGATCGGTGGGGTGCTCAAGTCCTGGGCGGTGCCGAAGGGTCCCTCCCTCTCGACGGACGACAAGCGGTTGGCCGTTCAAACGGAGGACCACCCGGCGGGATACGGTGATTTCGAGGGGCTGATTCCGCAAGACAACTATGGTGCCGGCGCGATGATCGTGTGGGACCGCGGTCTGACGGTGCACCACCTCGATCCGCAAGAGGGCCTGGAAAGTGGCAAGCTGCTGTTCGAGCTGCGGGGGTTCAAGCTGCGGGGCCTGTGGACGTTGGTCAAGACCTCGCGGTCGCCCAAAGAGTGGCTGCTGATCAAGAAGCCGGACGCCTGGTCGACCGGTGAAGGGGCCGAAGACCTACCGGCGGAGTCGGTGCTTTCCGGGTTGACCGTCGAGGAACTGCGCGACGGCAGCGACCGCGCCGAGCGCATCCGCGACCAGCTCGACGACATGGGAGCTCTCCGGGGGACCGTAGAACTCGAATCTTTGTCGCCGATGCTGGCGGATCCCCATCGCGATCCGTTCTCCGCGCCGGGCTGGTGGTTCGAACTCAAGTACGACGGCTTTCGGGTGCTCGCCGCCACCCGGCGCGGCGAGGCGCCCCGGTTGCGCTATCGCAGCGGCCGTGACGCCAGCCGCACGTACCCGGAACTCACCCGCGCCCTGGCGGCGCTGCCCTACCGGTCGCTGATCCTCGATGGCGAGGTGGTGATTCTCGACGACGAGGCCCGGCCGAGTTTTCAGCGCCTCCAGCAGCGTGGCCAGATGACCCGCCGGCCGGATGTCGAGCGGGCCGCCGTGCGGGATCCCACCATCTTCTACGCCTTCGATCTTGTGGCCTTCGAGGGCTTCGATTTGCGGAGCCTCGCCCTGCGCCAGCGCAAGGCTCTGCTCAAGGAGGTGCTGCCGGCGGCTGGGCCACTGCGCTTTACGGACCACGTCGAGGAGCAGGGCGAAGCCCTGTGGCAGGCGGTGCGGGCGATGGGCCTGGAGGGTCTGATCGGCAAGCGGGCGGACTCGCATTACCAAAGCCGCCGCTCGCCGGACTGGGTGAAGATCCGGGCAGATCTGGAGGGGGAGTTCGTGGTGGTGGGATTCACCGCACCGAAAGGCTCCCGATCGGGCTTCGGAGCTCTCCACCTGGGAGTTCTCGAAGGCGCCAGCATGGTGTTCGTGGGCAGCGTGGGAACGGGCTTCGATCAACGCACCATCGATCAACTCCACGCCGAGCTGTCAGCCGATCAACGCTCGGATCCGCCGCTCACCGGCGGCGCGATTCCCACCGGCGAGGAGCACACCTGGGTCGAGCCTCGGCGGGTCGCTGCCGTGCGCTACACCGAATTGACGGACTCCGGCCAGCTCCGCCATCCGGTTTTCCTCGGTCTCAAGGGCGACAAGCTGCCGGAGGACTGCTCCCGCGCCCCCACCGGTTCGCGCCTGGAGGAACCGCTGAAGGGCGCAACGGAAGACGACGAGGTCGAAAAGCCGAAGGTCCCGTTCTCTAATCTCGACAAAGTCTTCTGGCCGGCAGAGGGCTACACCAAGGGCGACCTGATCGACTACTACCGGGCCGTGTCGCCCCGCCTGCTGCCCTTCCTGCAGGGCCGGCCGGTGGTGCTCGATCGCTTTCCGGACGGCATCGAAGGCAAGTCGTTCTTTCAGAAGAATGCGCCGGACTTCACGCCGGATTGGGTACGCACGGCGCCCTTGTGGTCTGAGGAAACCGGCCGCGAGACGAGCTTCTTCGCGGCGGACGACGAGACCAGCCTGCTCTACCTGATCAACCTCGGTGCCATCCCGCTCCATATCTGGTCGAGCCGCATGGCAACCCTGCAGTCGCCGGACTGGTGCATCCTCGACTTGGACGCCAAAGACGCCTCCTTCGAGCAGGCCATCGAGGTGGCGCGTTGTATTCATCGGTTGTGTGAAGGCATCGACCTGCCGAGTTACGTCAAGACCAGCGGCGCCACCGGCCTCCACGTTCTGATTCCCCTTGGCCGTCAGGTGACTTTCGAGCAGTCGCGGCAGCTCGCCGAGGTGCTCGCCAAGGTGGTGGCGGAGAAACTGCCGGAGATCGCCAGTGTCGCCCGCCGGCCGGCGGCGCGGCAGGGCAAGATCTATGTCGATTTTCTTCAGAACGGCTACGGCAAGCTACTGGTGGCGCCCTACAGCGCCCGGCCGCAGCCCGGCGCCACCGTTTCCATGCCCCTCGCCTGGGACGAAGTGCGGCCCGGTCTCGACCCGGCCGCTTTCGACCTTCGCACCGCGCCGCCTCGGCTGGCTGCCGAGGACGATCCTTTTGCCCGCTTGATGAACGCCGCGCCGGACCTGATGACCGCTCTCGGCCGCCTAGCCGAGCGCCTCTAG
- a CDS encoding dienelactone hydrolase family protein: MTNARWNCSMLVLAAIAAALPAFGALKTEEVTYQHGETMLKGYLAWDDASKDLRPGVLVVHEWWGHNEHARRSAEKLAEAGYIAFAVDMYGEGKTTDHPPTAGEWSQFITQNPKIGQGRFDVAYQLLSEHRLTAPRQMAAIGYCFGGTTVLTLAQGGVDLDGVVSFHGGPPAYPPQKAIGPKILILHGYDDPLATRSSMIQYEKALSEVDADWQATYYGGVAHSFTNPSADGRGIPGLRYDADADWRSWNAMLLFLDELFSRR; encoded by the coding sequence ATGACGAATGCCCGATGGAACTGTTCGATGCTCGTCCTCGCCGCCATCGCAGCGGCATTGCCGGCGTTCGGTGCCCTGAAGACCGAAGAGGTCACCTACCAGCACGGCGAAACGATGCTCAAGGGCTACCTCGCCTGGGACGACGCCAGTAAAGACTTGCGGCCAGGTGTGCTGGTGGTCCACGAATGGTGGGGACACAACGAGCACGCCCGAAGAAGCGCCGAGAAGCTCGCCGAAGCCGGCTATATCGCCTTCGCCGTGGACATGTACGGCGAGGGAAAGACGACGGATCACCCGCCGACGGCTGGCGAATGGTCGCAGTTCATTACCCAGAATCCAAAGATCGGTCAGGGGCGGTTCGATGTCGCCTACCAATTGTTGTCGGAGCACCGTTTGACAGCGCCGCGCCAGATGGCCGCCATCGGGTATTGCTTCGGAGGCACCACCGTCCTCACCTTGGCCCAAGGCGGGGTGGACCTGGACGGGGTGGTGAGTTTTCACGGCGGGCCGCCGGCCTATCCGCCGCAGAAGGCCATCGGTCCGAAAATTCTCATCCTGCACGGTTATGACGATCCCCTCGCCACCCGCAGCTCGATGATTCAGTACGAGAAGGCGCTCTCCGAGGTCGACGCCGACTGGCAGGCGACCTACTACGGCGGTGTCGCCCACAGCTTCACCAATCCCTCCGCCGACGGGCGCGGAATTCCCGGACTGCGCTACGACGCCGATGCCGACTGGCGCTCCTGGAACGCCATGCTGCTTTTTCTGGACGAGCTCTTCAGCCGCCGGTAG
- a CDS encoding CsgG/HfaB family protein, which produces MNDFRFIALGVVVLGLASMTLLGCQTASPIEKDEVRIVAVAPSKLVEIPIVVTPKEGKTIEPGKSIVIADIEGPCSKEVKTALMRRLTDNSDFDVLTRDNLRQIIDETSMKWNGAFNTETGAKIGELMAASLFIVGEVHYCGAALESHGSTADEATYSIMGTFQIIDLETRKVLASSSSEGAYTPRHQVKPDISQAVVMKKSRKSIRGEGGVVVVAPSGETSGFSAGASISSSTVEKVEGGVEEGAGDETEVRSSSGEKWVQVLKPETYNKIMVADDLANGFADKFFARSTWEKVEMWRSDLGRYGDSLRQVRLGQCPLAVETLESMHPIRLYTFHEIEFAEYLHNLGVALLCANRAEEAAEKLRSSYRVGRSASTLKMLGLANKIREWSLYVEVDTQPELDILVTRGPSPL; this is translated from the coding sequence ATGAACGATTTCAGATTCATAGCCTTAGGAGTGGTAGTCCTCGGACTTGCTTCGATGACTCTTTTGGGGTGCCAGACGGCTTCGCCGATTGAGAAGGACGAAGTGCGTATTGTGGCAGTTGCTCCGTCGAAACTTGTTGAGATTCCAATCGTCGTCACGCCGAAGGAGGGTAAGACAATCGAGCCTGGGAAATCGATTGTAATTGCTGATATCGAAGGTCCTTGTTCGAAAGAGGTGAAGACTGCGCTGATGCGCAGGTTGACAGACAACTCTGATTTTGACGTTCTGACGAGAGACAACTTGCGCCAAATTATTGACGAGACTTCAATGAAGTGGAATGGTGCGTTCAATACAGAGACGGGGGCGAAAATAGGTGAGCTGATGGCGGCCTCTCTCTTTATTGTTGGGGAAGTTCACTACTGTGGTGCGGCATTGGAATCGCACGGATCGACGGCGGATGAAGCGACCTACAGTATTATGGGTACATTTCAGATTATCGACTTGGAGACTCGCAAAGTCCTCGCTTCGAGTTCCAGTGAAGGTGCATATACGCCGCGGCACCAGGTAAAGCCTGACATCTCACAGGCTGTTGTAATGAAGAAGAGCCGGAAGTCGATCAGAGGCGAGGGAGGGGTTGTAGTTGTTGCTCCGTCGGGAGAAACCTCTGGGTTTTCCGCAGGTGCGAGTATCTCCTCTTCAACAGTGGAGAAAGTCGAAGGGGGAGTTGAAGAGGGCGCTGGTGACGAGACTGAGGTGAGGAGTTCTTCCGGTGAAAAGTGGGTGCAGGTCCTGAAGCCTGAGACATACAACAAGATTATGGTGGCCGATGATTTAGCGAACGGCTTTGCGGACAAGTTCTTCGCTCGTTCGACCTGGGAAAAAGTGGAGATGTGGAGAAGTGACTTGGGACGATACGGGGATAGCCTTCGCCAGGTCCGACTAGGACAGTGTCCGCTTGCAGTTGAGACACTGGAGTCGATGCATCCTATTAGGCTATATACTTTTCATGAAATTGAGTTCGCAGAGTATTTACACAATCTGGGCGTGGCCTTGCTCTGCGCCAATCGTGCGGAAGAGGCGGCAGAGAAACTAAGATCTTCCTACCGGGTCGGCCGTAGCGCGTCTACTCTGAAGATGCTCGGTCTGGCTAACAAGATTCGAGAGTGGTCGCTGTATGTAGAAGTCGATACGCAACCAGAGTTGGATATTCTGGTGACCCGGGGACCCTCTCCACTCTAG
- a CDS encoding cation:proton antiporter, giving the protein MLNLEFIVVAAGILGFGLVSRRLTGSPITPPMVFVAFGYLISERGLGFVPFDYEEGLIHTLAEITLVVVLFTDASRIDLRRLEMERAIPIRLLAIGMPLTIAAGALVAWWLLDLHFWEAALLAAVLAPTDAALGQAVVTSPRVPERLRQSLNVESGLNDGIALPLVLMLLSIACASAEVHTVEYWVRFALLQVTLGPLVGIAVGWLGGRLVDRATETGWMDPSFHRLSGLGLALLAFAGAELVHGNGFIAAFCAGAALGNSTRSLCQIEEFSETESQLLTLLVFLVFGGALVPETLPHLSPTTLLYGLLSLTLIRLVPVLLALLGVGLGNKEKLFLGWFGPRGIASILFALLIIEGVAQGEHDHLIHIVTCTVLLSILAHGLTAGPMAKTFPESSEERPEPLG; this is encoded by the coding sequence ATGTTGAATCTCGAGTTCATCGTGGTCGCCGCCGGCATCCTGGGCTTCGGCCTGGTGTCGCGCCGCCTGACGGGCAGCCCGATCACGCCGCCCATGGTCTTCGTCGCCTTCGGCTACCTGATCAGCGAGCGCGGACTGGGCTTCGTGCCCTTCGACTACGAGGAAGGGCTGATCCACACCCTGGCGGAGATCACCCTGGTGGTGGTGCTGTTCACCGATGCCTCGCGCATCGACCTCAGGCGCCTCGAAATGGAGCGGGCCATCCCCATCCGCTTGCTGGCGATCGGCATGCCCCTGACCATCGCCGCCGGCGCGCTGGTGGCCTGGTGGCTCCTGGATCTGCACTTCTGGGAAGCGGCGCTCCTCGCCGCCGTGCTGGCGCCGACGGACGCCGCCCTCGGCCAAGCGGTGGTGACCAGCCCGCGGGTGCCCGAGCGCCTGCGCCAGTCCCTGAACGTAGAAAGCGGCCTGAACGACGGCATCGCCCTGCCGCTGGTGTTGATGCTGTTGTCTATCGCCTGCGCGTCGGCGGAAGTCCACACGGTGGAGTACTGGGTCCGCTTCGCCCTGCTCCAGGTGACCCTCGGACCGCTGGTGGGCATCGCGGTGGGCTGGCTCGGCGGCCGCCTAGTGGATCGGGCGACGGAGACCGGCTGGATGGATCCCAGCTTCCACCGGTTGTCGGGTCTCGGCTTGGCGCTGCTTGCCTTTGCCGGCGCCGAGCTGGTGCACGGCAACGGCTTCATCGCTGCCTTCTGCGCCGGCGCGGCCCTCGGCAATTCAACCCGCTCCCTGTGCCAGATCGAGGAATTTTCGGAGACCGAATCGCAGCTCCTCACGTTGCTGGTGTTCCTGGTGTTCGGTGGCGCCCTGGTGCCGGAAACGCTGCCGCATCTCTCCCCGACGACCCTCCTCTACGGCCTGCTCAGCCTGACCCTGATCCGCTTGGTGCCGGTGTTGCTGGCGCTCCTGGGCGTTGGCCTCGGCAACAAAGAGAAGCTCTTCCTGGGATGGTTCGGACCGCGCGGCATTGCCTCCATCCTGTTCGCTCTGTTGATCATCGAGGGAGTCGCCCAGGGCGAGCACGATCACTTGATCCACATCGTCACCTGCACTGTGCTGCTCAGCATCCTCGCCCACGGCCTGACCGCCGGCCCGATGGCGAAGACCTTTCCCGAATCGTCCGAAGAACGGCCAGAGCCACTCGGTTAG
- a CDS encoding energy transducer TonB, producing the protein MKQALIALLLLAFTLPISASNEVVITDFALLAGFPTSEPEGTEGVLVVPGTVIPLDSLDSALRSEANWQDENERSVALLATGESLAKTLRLQRVETLVTLSRTLQVGQTELLPGATATASISTTVTLMGADPSTSAYRVQIFDGNANIADTHVTVPGGQQAVVGAIDGPEAPYLFLVLRPQGGKQSAPENEPARVWQGDPDLLPPRIVERVPPRYTADARKHRITGIVLLRALIDDEGLVEELEVLKGLPHGLDEAAKTAIRQWRFSPATRHGEPVAVYYNLTVNFTLKSEDSAPW; encoded by the coding sequence GTGAAACAAGCTCTCATCGCGCTGCTGCTACTCGCCTTCACTCTTCCCATCTCGGCCAGCAACGAAGTCGTCATCACGGACTTTGCGCTACTAGCGGGCTTTCCGACCTCGGAGCCCGAGGGGACGGAAGGGGTACTGGTCGTGCCGGGAACGGTCATCCCTCTCGATTCGCTTGACTCGGCCCTCCGCAGCGAGGCCAATTGGCAGGACGAAAATGAGCGGAGTGTCGCCCTCCTCGCCACTGGCGAAAGCCTCGCCAAGACACTTCGACTGCAGCGAGTCGAGACTCTTGTCACCCTGAGCCGCACCTTGCAGGTCGGACAAACGGAACTGCTTCCAGGGGCGACCGCAACGGCCAGCATCTCCACGACGGTGACGCTGATGGGTGCCGACCCATCGACCTCGGCATACCGCGTCCAAATCTTCGATGGCAACGCGAACATCGCCGATACCCACGTCACCGTGCCCGGGGGCCAACAGGCGGTGGTCGGCGCCATCGACGGCCCGGAAGCCCCCTACCTTTTCCTGGTCTTGAGGCCCCAAGGGGGCAAGCAATCCGCTCCGGAGAACGAGCCTGCTCGAGTCTGGCAAGGCGATCCAGACCTCCTGCCGCCGCGAATTGTCGAGCGCGTTCCACCCCGCTACACCGCCGATGCTCGCAAGCACCGAATCACGGGAATTGTCCTGCTGCGAGCGCTGATCGACGACGAGGGCTTGGTGGAAGAGCTGGAAGTGCTCAAGGGGCTGCCCCACGGGTTGGACGAAGCCGCCAAAACCGCTATTCGCCAGTGGCGATTTTCGCCGGCAACGCGCCACGGCGAACCGGTCGCCGTCTACTACAACCTTACCGTTAATTTCACGCTGAAATCAGAGGACTCCGCCCCATGGTGA
- a CDS encoding DUF11 domain-containing protein, which produces MNNVRTILLFALVASLVAMGAWAQDATQITHDGPVGPPGGGAGDCTGLTDYAQPIDVANFNTARTSDAESVGGGTPNVTSEGIVSGAVITPLTGGTADALRFWGLSLEFNNGFVAACAADNTANTPFNIVFSADAGGAPGAVIATTTGTPTSIVDTGVPFAFTTIFRWDVTIPATDVTGAAWVTIQRQEGVDAPNGNSCLFLWLDEINAATYDNVAHQNGASVPSDHVFCLNAPIAVDSDIELTKTGEEVGGQIVYTLTVTNNGPDDASNVVVTDVLPPEVTYNSDDCGGSDVPPFTWNVGALANGATAVCNVTVDINPGVNGDIVNSASASSDQMDPVPANNDSSATVRVGSVLEIPTLGQIGLGLLLLLLAGAGIVFMRRS; this is translated from the coding sequence ATGAACAACGTTCGTACCATTTTGCTTTTCGCCCTGGTGGCTTCGCTGGTCGCCATGGGCGCCTGGGCGCAGGACGCGACCCAGATCACCCATGACGGCCCGGTCGGACCTCCGGGCGGCGGAGCCGGTGACTGCACCGGCCTGACCGACTACGCACAGCCGATCGACGTCGCCAACTTCAACACCGCCCGTACCTCCGACGCGGAGAGCGTCGGCGGCGGCACTCCGAACGTTACCTCCGAAGGCATCGTCAGCGGCGCGGTGATCACGCCTCTCACCGGCGGCACCGCCGATGCGCTGCGCTTCTGGGGCCTGTCTCTCGAATTCAACAACGGCTTCGTCGCCGCCTGTGCGGCCGACAACACCGCCAATACCCCCTTCAACATCGTCTTCAGCGCCGATGCGGGTGGTGCTCCGGGCGCCGTGATCGCCACCACCACCGGAACTCCGACGTCGATCGTGGACACCGGCGTTCCCTTCGCCTTCACCACCATCTTCCGCTGGGACGTGACCATCCCCGCGACGGATGTGACCGGCGCCGCCTGGGTCACCATTCAGCGTCAAGAGGGCGTGGACGCTCCGAACGGCAACTCCTGCCTGTTCCTGTGGCTAGACGAGATCAACGCCGCCACCTACGACAACGTGGCCCATCAGAACGGCGCCTCGGTGCCCTCCGATCACGTCTTCTGCTTGAATGCGCCGATCGCCGTGGACTCGGACATCGAGCTGACCAAGACCGGCGAAGAGGTGGGCGGCCAGATCGTCTACACCCTGACGGTCACCAACAACGGTCCGGACGATGCCTCCAACGTGGTGGTGACGGACGTGCTGCCGCCGGAGGTCACCTACAACAGTGACGATTGCGGTGGCTCCGACGTGCCGCCCTTCACCTGGAATGTCGGCGCCTTGGCGAACGGCGCCACGGCGGTCTGCAACGTCACCGTGGACATCAATCCGGGCGTCAATGGCGACATCGTCAACAGCGCTTCGGCCTCGTCGGATCAGATGGATCCGGTGCCCGCCAACAACGATAGCTCGGCCACCGTGCGAGTGGGTTCGGTCCTCGAGATCCCGACCCTCGGCCAGATCGGCCTCGGCCTGCTGCTCCTGCTGCTCGCCGGCGCGGGCATCGTGTTCATGCGCCGCAGCTAG